Sequence from the Periplaneta americana isolate PAMFEO1 chromosome 5, P.americana_PAMFEO1_priV1, whole genome shotgun sequence genome:
GGCCGAGTGCTGCGGGCCGACGTAACGGCCGTGTCTTTCTACGGCGCACGCCACGGCTTGGAGACGCTGTCGCAGCTCGTGTGGTGGGACGACTCGTCCCTCAGGGTTCTCACGAAGGCCGACATCAGGGACGAGCCGCGGTTCGCACATCGTGGCTTGCTGGTGGACACGGCTCGTAACTTTCTGCCGCTGCAGGCGCTACGCCGCACGGTGGACGCACTGGCGGCCTGCAAACTGAACGCCCTGCACTGGCACCTCACGGACTCCCAGAGTTTCCCCTTCGACTCCCCGCGAGTGCCGAACATGGCGCGGTACGGCGCGTACGGCCCAGACAAAGTGTACAGTGCGCGAGACGTGGCGGACCTCGTAGCATACGCGCGCGTCAGGGGCGTCAGGGTGCTCGTGGAAATCGACGCGCCTGCTCACGCGGGAAACGGCTGGCAGTGGGGCCCGCTGGCGGGACTGGGCAACCTGAGCGTGTGCATAAACCAGCAGCCCTGGATCCGATTCTGCGGGGAACCCCCCTGCGGCCAGCTCAACCCCGACAACGAGCACACCTACCAAGTGCTGGGCAGCATCTACCGCGACCTGGTGGAGCTGACGAACGTGACGGACATGTTCCACATGGGCGGCGACGAGGTGAATCTCAACTGCTGGGCCACCGCTCTGGAGGAGTCGCTGACCCACGAGCAGCTCATGGACAAGTGGGGGTACTTCCAGAGTCGCGCGCTGCGTCGCCTGGCAGCGGCCAACGGAGGGGCTCTGCCCCGCGCCGTGGTGCTGTGGTCCAGTCAGATCACGAAGCCGCACTACGCGCACTCCTTCCTGGACCGCAATATTTACGTCGTGCAGACCTGGGGCGTCAGCGATTGGGGGGAAGCGAGCAGCCTTCTGCGCGACGGCTATCGCGTCATCTTATCCCACCTGGACGCGTGGTACCTCGACTGCGGCTTCGGCAACTGGCGAGGCCCGGGGCCCGGCGCCTGCAACCCCGTGTCCACGTGGCAGAAGGTCTACCAGCACCGTCCCTGGGTCGATATGCAGCTCACCCAGGAGAAGATGGCGCTTGTCCTGGGAGGCGAGGCCTGCCTGTGGGCCGAGATGGTCGACGATAACTCCCTGGATATGAAGCTGTGGCCACGGGCTGCTGCTTTCGCGGAGCGCATGTGGACGGACCCTGAGAAGGACGAGGAGCGTCCTGAGCGAGAAGATCAAAATCTCAGGGACGCTCATGTCCGCCTATCTGTGCAGAGGGAGCGTCTCCTATCCAGGGGCATCAAGACGGATGCTATGTGGCCAGAGTGGTGCAACCAGAATCCCAGCATGTGCCTGGAACCCATCGAACCTGACAGTATCACGCGCGGGGACTTAGTTAAGACCGATGGCTCACCTCATAATAGAGTTTCGTAGACGTACAAGTCGCCACCGGAATTTGGTCGAACTGAATTAATAGCGTCGGTATTACAATAACGACAATCAAACACTCTTGACTAGTAAAGCACGTCGCGCAGTTCTTTAATATAAATTCGAGTCTAAGCATGCTGTGCATTCTCAGAGACAACTCAACATTGAGAATTGTAGCAATAATACAGTTTTAACATATCACATCGTTACTGTGAttcttgtataatttatttttatagacttCAAAGCCAATAACCAAAGGTAGCAGTCAAGAAGGCCAGGCGTTACTGTGACAGTTCCATTCGCGATAGTAATACATGTGCAGTAAACTCCCGATTTTTCGTGCGCGAATTTTATACATTTATGAATTATATTTGCATTACATTTGTTTCTtccaaatttaaattcaaacggTACCTCTTAGGCCTTCGTTGGAATAAAGCACCTCCTGCATTCAGTTCATGACagaccatcggcgtagctcagatggtagcgCGTACGTCTGTTGATACTGAGCTGCTCTCGGGATAAAGTGGTTTTTCTTAGGTTTTCCCGTAGTCCGTAGTCCCATGGAAAATCTTCGACCTCATCTCTGCAAATACCGTCTTGCTAtccccaattccatcgacactaaatgacCTAGAAATAATACCACGCCGTTAAGTAACCGACTAAAATATTCACGACTGATTCGTATTACGATTTACTTGCCACTTAATTCAAGCAACTTTGTTATCGGTAGGTCAGAAACACAAAAGAAAGTTTCCGATAGCTGTACTTGTGGACATCTGTGATTTCTCCCTTAAGTTAGTTTCTTGAATTTTAACTTATTGCACATGTCCTGTTCCACATGTGTTGTCATGGCTAGACATACTGCGATACTGCATTTTAATCGATTCTTTGTATCGATACTGAACTCCAACTTCAGTATCGATACTTTCGTAATACCGAAAGGATAATATCGATACTTAATGCATCGATTGATATCGCTAAAGTTCGTGAAAGAGCAATGTTacttttaataaatgaaataatattgaaatgat
This genomic interval carries:
- the fdl gene encoding probable beta-hexosaminidase fdl isoform X1, which codes for MGKQRAPAWSLPPVVAWSWQAQDINVFATTNTKTEKMAVRSERLRKWLFTLMVFSVGVIALLYWGKLEDLQAAFRSTKPRAVESAWTWVCEEQQCVRREREGDLKHSPRSSLASCRMVCGPAPLWPRPTGAADLGVQSSPFSLQALRFELSGITRSPRVRALLDKAAEIFRGNLRALVPGLSPDDSGDDRLNEFVVALRVLSLEEDPLLRLSTNESYSIAVRLKGRVLRADVTAVSFYGARHGLETLSQLVWWDDSSLRVLTKADIRDEPRFAHRGLLVDTARNFLPLQALRRTVDALAACKLNALHWHLTDSQSFPFDSPRVPNMARYGAYGPDKVYSARDVADLVAYARVRGVRVLVEIDAPAHAGNGWQWGPLAGLGNLSVCINQQPWIRFCGEPPCGQLNPDNEHTYQVLGSIYRDLVELTNVTDMFHMGGDEVNLNCWATALEESLTHEQLMDKWGYFQSRALRRLAAANGGALPRAVVLWSSQITKPHYAHSFLDRNIYVVQTWGVSDWGEASSLLRDGYRVILSHLDAWYLDCGFGNWRGPGPGACNPVSTWQKVYQHRPWVDMQLTQEKMALVLGGEACLWAEMVDDNSLDMKLWPRAAAFAERMWTDPEKDEERPEREDQNLRDAHVRLSVQRERLLSRGIKTDAMWPEWCNQNPSMCLEPIEPDSITRGDLVKTDGSPHNRVS
- the fdl gene encoding probable beta-hexosaminidase fdl isoform X3; its protein translation is MAVRSERLRKWLFTLMVFSVGVIALLYWGKLEDLQAAFRSTKPRAVESAWTWVCEEQQCVRREREGDLKHSPRSSLASCRMVCGPAPLWPRPTGAADLGVQSSPFSLQALRFELSGITRSPRVRALLDKAAEIFRGNLRALVPGLSPDDSGDDRLNEFVVALRVLSLEEDPLLRLSTNESYSIAVRLKGRVLRADVTAVSFYGARHGLETLSQLVWWDDSSLRVLTKADIRDEPRFAHRGLLVDTARNFLPLQALRRTVDALAACKLNALHWHLTDSQSFPFDSPRVPNMARYGAYGPDKVYSARDVADLVAYARVRGVRVLVEIDAPAHAGNGWQWGPLAGLGNLSVCINQQPWIRFCGEPPCGQLNPDNEHTYQVLGSIYRDLVELTNVTDMFHMGGDEVNLNCWATALEESLTHEQLMDKWGYFQSRALRRLAAANGGALPRAVVLWSSQITKPHYAHSFLDRNIYVVQTWGVSDWGEASSLLRDGYRVILSHLDAWYLDCGFGNWRGPGPGACNPVSTWQKVYQHRPWVDMQLTQEKMALVLGGEACLWAEMVDDNSLDMKLWPRAAAFAERMWTDPEKDEERPEREDQNLRDAHVRLSVQRERLLSRGIKTDAMWPEWCNQNPSMCLEPIEPDSITRGDLVKTDGSPHNRVS
- the fdl gene encoding probable beta-hexosaminidase fdl isoform X2, with the translated sequence MKPAKLPDKHGHFSSEMAVRSERLRKWLFTLMVFSVGVIALLYWGKLEDLQAAFRSTKPRAVESAWTWVCEEQQCVRREREGDLKHSPRSSLASCRMVCGPAPLWPRPTGAADLGVQSSPFSLQALRFELSGITRSPRVRALLDKAAEIFRGNLRALVPGLSPDDSGDDRLNEFVVALRVLSLEEDPLLRLSTNESYSIAVRLKGRVLRADVTAVSFYGARHGLETLSQLVWWDDSSLRVLTKADIRDEPRFAHRGLLVDTARNFLPLQALRRTVDALAACKLNALHWHLTDSQSFPFDSPRVPNMARYGAYGPDKVYSARDVADLVAYARVRGVRVLVEIDAPAHAGNGWQWGPLAGLGNLSVCINQQPWIRFCGEPPCGQLNPDNEHTYQVLGSIYRDLVELTNVTDMFHMGGDEVNLNCWATALEESLTHEQLMDKWGYFQSRALRRLAAANGGALPRAVVLWSSQITKPHYAHSFLDRNIYVVQTWGVSDWGEASSLLRDGYRVILSHLDAWYLDCGFGNWRGPGPGACNPVSTWQKVYQHRPWVDMQLTQEKMALVLGGEACLWAEMVDDNSLDMKLWPRAAAFAERMWTDPEKDEERPEREDQNLRDAHVRLSVQRERLLSRGIKTDAMWPEWCNQNPSMCLEPIEPDSITRGDLVKTDGSPHNRVS